The sequence below is a genomic window from Lytechinus variegatus isolate NC3 chromosome 3, Lvar_3.0, whole genome shotgun sequence.
ACAAACGAACATCAGTAATCAATACACACTTTTTATGCATTGATTAGCAATGTTACAATATACTCaaattggtcaaaatttgtatctgccagTGTACTAAGACGCTTTAAAATCCCCATTCATCAGATGTAAACGATTACataataataactttttttaacaaagtCAAACATATTAAGCAtaaatacatcctcacctttcaagttattagcattatttcagGGTTGAATGAAGTTTTATCATGATAATTTGGGGGCTTTTGGGTCATCGTTTGGAGCATCACCAATACCTCGGGGTTTTCTTGACGAACAAGTACAGGTTGGATTTCCAGTTTGATCACATTACCAAGAAGGCAAATCGGGTGCTTGGAATGCTGAGACGCAATCTTCGAGGTTGCTCAAGAGAGATCAAGAGCACAGCGTACCTCGCACTAGTTAGACCTCATCTGGAATACGCAGCCAGTGTTTATGACCCCTACGAGGCCAAATACATCAACCAATTGGAAATGGTGCAACGTGGTGCAGCCAGGTTTGTCTGCAACGATTATGGCCAACGCTCAAGCGTTTCTGACATGGTGAGAGATCTTGACTGGGGCCTGCTTGAACACAGGCGCAAGGCTGCGAGACTCGTCCTCATGAAGCAGATACAGTGTGGTCGATCGGCCATCCCAAAGTCCCTAGCACCCCCTGCTGTAACCAGGTCTCGGAGATCGACAATCAGCAATAGCCAACAGCTCAAACAGAACTATTGCAGGACTGACTTCTTCAAATTCTCCTATTTTCCTCGTACGTGCAAAGACTGGAATAAACTGCCTGATGATATCATCAAGTTGGGATCAATAGACACTTTCAGATCCCATACTTTGAAACACCTAAAAGAACGTACGCTCTAGACCATGACCACATATTTTAGTTCCGTGTCTTTATATGGACTAGCAAGTCTGTCGACACGTatcgaagaagaagaagcagtcAATCGCCTATCCGCCATTTTGACATCGTGCTGCACATCTTTGAccatagagggcagcaacacaagGCCGTGGGTACTTGATTTTGGTCGCTAAAATTGAGCTTACTTGTGAATGTTTTCAATACGACTGAATGATTGAGTCAAGTTCAGTCACGATGTTTGGATTGTCATGATTAGGCCTGCAGTGAAGTAAGATCATGTTTTGTGGCTagcttttgtattttgttgagattttggagtaatattaaaaaaaaaaaaaatatgttttccgtgattatctgtttgaaaagccactttcaaAAGGCCATTTCCGTGAATTCCATCCGTTTTCTGCAATCTCGGAAAAATCACTGTCATGTCCCTACATAATAGCAGGTTTTATCGACAACACGACAAAGGTTATCGATATCACTAAGTGGCAAAATGCATGCGTATTATCGACAAGATTAGCGATAAAGAGGTTATTGATAACAACATTAATATTATGTTGCCCATTTCAGATCTCcacaattttgaacaaaaatcaattttgaattaAAGAAGAGCAACATTTCTAAACTTCAAATATGGTACCAGTAGTTCtaaacattgcataaaactcCCAACTAATATTTCTTGGAATTTTTCCTTTATCAGTTTAATCTTCATAagatttcacagtttgccacaTGCACAAGAATATAGAGTGTACACAAGAAACATTTGGAAGAATTCACCTGTACTCACTGAAATACTTTTGATGTATTGTGCGTTGTGAACAAGACTCGCCAAGTTGGACAATGAGATTCCAAGCACCAAATCTTGATTTCAATTTTGAGTACAATCATAATAGACATTACACCAATTTGAAGAAAGATTCATTACTGATGGTTGGTTATCATATCTCTCTCATGATAGGCAGCCCTATGCAACAAATAATGAGGATCCATTTTCATTTCTAGAAAAGTATACAGAAAAGGGTACATAACCTTGGGTTCAATCAAGCTGCAATATTCATTCAATGTAAAATCCTGACATGGTGTACAATGATCATCTGATTTATATGAGTTTGATCACATGATAGCACACTTGTCATCTTTCTTATCCTGTGATGATGTCCTCCTTGTCAAAGAAGAATCGTCCCTAGATGTTTCTGAGTCTCCCGAGGGTTTTCCATGTTGGGTTACTAATTGCTGGTCATGTTTGTTCTGCTTAAGTCCATATTTTTCTCTGATTTTGTTGCGGTTTGCTGCCCTCTCTGCCTGCTTTTTGGTTTGTGCTTCCTTTCGACGTTGTCTAGTGAAAAGCAATGAGTAAAGAGCAAAAGTAcacatattatgaaaatgaagattGTACATTTGAATGCAAGGAACACAGTGGCAAAATCATGCCTAGCGTTACGCACTGTCAGTCTGTTACCAAAGAGAAAATCTGTAACTTTCTTCTTCTGATCCCCAAAGGATGAACATTTCAGTGGTCATCACAAATATATGTAGTGTAGGGATTACCAATGAGAATTTGCCATGTATATAAATGTTTGAActgtttttatcaaaatttctttATTCCACTCATGAAAAACTTAAAGCAAAAGTTCACAATACTGATCAAGCAGTTTAAAAAGCAGAACAATTATAttgaatttaaagagaaatgccagtagttgcaggccagtagttgcagtaaacactgatttcacgagaaagtctgtaaaaccaggcttaattgtcagtatatcatcgaggatctagatctggtgcagtcacataaactgaactttgtgaaatcttgaaatctacgctgaaaaatattcacactgaatatcaccaacacagataagcgcacgtgggacagtgtattattattgctttgaatgtcgtgcctgatgcttgacccgaatcctgcgcttatttgttaatttctcagcaattacacaatttcttccagaatcctttggcacatattcgtTATTTAttcaaacagacactttggtggtcattttattggattctgtacgaactcattttgatatcgttaccaaaactggcatatACCTTTAACTTAATGAGTAAACATTATTCTGTATACAATCATGTAAATGAGGAATGACCACTCACTTTTGCTCTGCTAactgttcttcttcttctgcttctttctGAGGATCATAAGTACTTgtcttctcctcatcttcttttaaACCAAGGTCTTCTTTTAGTTTCCCAACATGGTGAGAAAACATAGCCTTCCCCATCATATCCATCTTGATCAAAATCTAGAATAGATTAAACAGATAATATACATATTAAAATAGATCttagtattgattattttattcaagtAGATCAATATCCCTATTTATGCTTTTGTAGGTTTAAATTGGAGATCAACATGAAATCCCATAAATAGATACCGTCAACCTTGTGtattttttcagagaaaaaAGCGATACCTGTACTTGTAAGCTTGTTGGGTTTACATCTAGAGCCTAGGTAGCCCAGGGTCACACCACTCCAATCATAACTTTCAAATGTGTAAACAAATTTTAGGGAAAATCTACATTCTCTGTTTCCTCTCCAGCAGAACGTAATTGCGATGCCACCTACCTATCACAAATTAGCTCTTACTAAATTTGGTGATACGTcgatgatattaaaaaaataggaTAAACTCTCTGATTTTGTCCAATTCATTTACTTACATTATGTCATAGTTGTTACAAGCTGCGATCCCTTCTGATAATCTAGTTCTAGACTCTTGATTACTAAATTATTCatatgttgtttgaaggtttgcatggtggcatgtacaattgctgatgtggtttacggtacaccatgtggagtgttatagaaacagtggatagaagaagagaagaagtggataggcgagaaagtggagatttgagagtagagtattctttcttgaaaatagtcctgaaaaggactgtaaaccagaaggtatgttgagtgagaacagcttgagtagtagagctggtgaggagatgctggcttgagtcggcgagtagagatgatgagtagtagagagactcgacgtttcggacaggttgactgtccgtcttcaggagtgaagaCAGCttcactcttttttttctttttttttcactctatTTTCACTCCTGAAGaaggacagtcaacctgtccgaaacgtcgagtctctctactcaccgactcaagccagcatctcctcaccagctctactactcaagctgttctcactcaacattccttctggtttacagtccttttcaggactattttcaagaaagaatactctactctcaaatctccactttctcgcctatccacttcttctcttcttctatccactgtttctataacactccacatggtgtaccataaaccacatcagcaataaATTA
It includes:
- the LOC121410236 gene encoding complexin-4-like isoform X1 codes for the protein MPWLIVILLILIKMDMMGKAMFSHHVGKLKEDLGLKEDEEKTSTYDPQKEAEEEEQLAEQKQRRKEAQTKKQAERAANRNKIREKYGLKQNKHDQQLVTQHGKPSGDSETSRDDSSLTRRTSSQDKKDDKCAIM
- the LOC121410236 gene encoding complexin-4-like isoform X2 produces the protein MDMMGKAMFSHHVGKLKEDLGLKEDEEKTSTYDPQKEAEEEEQLAEQKQRRKEAQTKKQAERAANRNKIREKYGLKQNKHDQQLVTQHGKPSGDSETSRDDSSLTRRTSSQDKKDDKCAIM